The Quercus robur chromosome 7, dhQueRobu3.1, whole genome shotgun sequence genome has a segment encoding these proteins:
- the LOC126692638 gene encoding L-type lectin-domain containing receptor kinase IV.1 isoform X14 produces the protein MKRRNVYANIAMFSKLVILLPLLISVVASLDTNFIYNGFRSVNLSLDGIATITSNGLLELTNDTRQQKGHAFYPTPISFKNSLNDIAFSFSTTFVFAIVSEYPTLSGHGIAFVIAPTRGLPGSLPSQYLGLFNETNNGNSTNHVVAIELDTIQSHEFNDINDNHVGVDINSLDSSKSTSAGYHANSGGFMNLTLISGHPMQVWVEYDGVKKQINVTLAPINVDKPKIPLLSLSRDLSPIINKTMYVGFSSSTGSVLTSHYVLGWSFKMNGKAQELVLSQLPKLPRELLEDWELDYGPHRFKYKDLYIATKGFRDKELLGSGGFGRVYKGVLRTSKIEIAVKKVSHESRQGMREFVAEIVSIGRLRHRNLVPLLGYCRRKGELLLVYDYMSNGSLDKYLFDQPQVTLSWSQRFQVIKGVASGLFYLHEGWDQVVIHRDVKASNVLLDGELNGRLGDFGLARLYDHGTDPQTTHVVGTLGYLAPEHTRSGKATTSTDVFAFGAFMLEVACGRRPIQANGPSENSILVDWVFSHLSQGEIMEARDPRFGTNYVAEELQLVLKLGLLCSHSEAAARPSMRQVVQYLEGDVPFPDLTSLGLSSTGLTFAHGDGFDDFFMSYPSSTNQVFSHTSSIAESLLSGGR, from the exons atgaaaagaagaaatgtGTATGCAAATATAGCCATGTTTTCCAAGCTTGTAATACTGCTGCCTCTCCTAATAAGCGTTGTAGCCTCCCTAGATACCAACTTCATTTACAATGGTTTTAGATCAGTCAATCTAAGCCTAGACGGCATAGCCACAATCACTTCTAATGGGCTTTTGGAGCTCACCAATGACACCAGACAGCAAAAGGGTCATGCTTTCTACCCTACTCCAATAAGCTTCAAGAACTCATTGAATGACattgctttctctttctctacgACTTTTGTCTTTGCCATTGTTTCTGAATATCCAACTCTGAGCGGTCATGGGATCGCTTTTGTGATTGCTCCAACGAGAGGGCTTCCGGGATCTCTTCCAAGCCAATACCTTGGCCTTTTCAATGAGACCAACAATGGTAATTCCACCAATCATGTAGTTGCCATAGAGCTCGATACGATCCAGAGCCACGAGTTCAACGACATCAATGATAACCATGTTGGGGTTGACATCAATAGCTTGGATTCCTCAAAATCTACCTCAGCAGGTTACCATGCTAACAGTGGTGGCTTTATGAATCTGACCCTTATCAGTGGCCACCCAATGCAAGTTTGGGTGGAATATGATGGGGTCAAGAAGCAAATCAATGTCACTTTAGCTCCAATTAATGTTGATAAACCCAAAATTCCACTATTGTCTTTGTCACGTGATCTTTCACCCATCATTAACAAAACCATGTATGTTGGTTTCTCTTCCTCAACTGGCTCTGTCCTTACTTCCCATTATGTTTTGGGTTGGAGCTTTAAGATGAATGGTAAGGCTCAAGAACTTGTCCTTTCTCAACTTCCCAAGCTGCCTCGAG AATTGCTAGAAGACTGGGAGCTTGACTATGGGCCTCACAGATTCAAATACAAAGATCTTTACATTGCCACAAAAGGATTTAGGGACAAAGAACTATTGGGTAGTGGTGGATTTGGTAGGGTTTATAAAGGTGTACTACGTACCTCCAAAATTGAGATTGCTGTGAAGAAGGTCTCTCATGAATCAAGACAGGGAATGAGAGAATTTGTGGCTGAAATTGTGAGTATAGGTCGGCTTCGCCACAGAAATTTAGTACCACTCTTGGGCTATTGCCGAAGAAAAGGAGAATTGCTTTTGGTGTATGACTACATGTCCAATGGAAGCCTAGACAAGTACCTCTTTGATCAACCTCAGGTCACCCTCAGTTGGAGCCAGAGATTTCAAGTCATAAAAGGTGTGGCATCGGGGCTGTTTTATCTACACGAAGGATGGGATCAGGTTGTCATTCACAGAGACGTGAAGGCTAGTAATGTCTTGCTAGATGGTGAACTGAATGGTAGATTAGGTGACTTTGGTCTTGCAAGATTATATGACCATGGAACTGATCCTCAAACTACCCATGTGGTTGGAACACTTGGGTATCTTGCGCCAGAGCATACTCGAAGTGGCAAGGCCACAACAAGCACCGATGTGTTTGCTTTTGGGGCCTTTATGCTCGAGGTTGCTTGTGGAAGAAGACCAATACAGGCAAATGGGCCAtcagaaaattcaattttggttgATTGGGTGTTTTCTCATTTGAGCCAAGGCGAAATTATGGAGGCAAGGGATCCAAGGTTTGGTACAAATTATGTAGCAGAAGAACTACAGTTGGTTTTGAAACTAGGATTGCTGTGCTCTCATTCAGAGGCTGCAGCAAGGCCAAGCATGCGCCAAGTTGTGCAGTACTTAGAAGGTGATGTTCCTTTTCCAGACTTAACATCTCTTGGTCTTTCTTCCACCGGCTTAACATTTGCACATGGGGATGGTTTCGATGATTTTTTCATGTCCTATCCGTCTTCTACGAACCAGGTTTTTTCTCATACGTCTTCCATTGCTGAGTCACTTCTCTCAGGGGGCCGTTAA
- the LOC126692638 gene encoding L-type lectin-domain containing receptor kinase IV.1 isoform X13, which produces MKRRNVYANIAMFSKLVILLPLLISVVASLDTNFIYNGFRSVNLSLDGIATITSNGLLELTNDTRQQKGHAFYPTPISFKNSLNDIAFSFSTTFVFAIVSEYPTLSGHGIAFVIAPTRGLPGSLPSQYLGLFNETNNGNSTNHVVAIELDTIQSHEFNDINDNHVGVDINSLDSSKSTSAGYHANSGGFMNLTLISGHPMQVWVEYDGVKKQINVTLAPINVDKPKIPLLSLSRDLSPIINKTMYVGFSSSTGSVLTSHYVLGWSFKMNGKAQELVLSQLPKLPRGITFVIKRKRKFAELLEDWELDYGPHRFKYKDLYIATKGFRDKELLGSGGFGRVYKGVLRTSKIEIAVKKVSHESRQGMREFVAEIVSIGRLRHRNLVPLLGYCRRKGELLLVYDYMSNGSLDKYLFDQPQVTLSWSQRFQVIKGVASGLFYLHEGWDQVVIHRDVKASNVLLDGELNGRLGDFGLARLYDHGTDPQTTHVVGTLGYLAPEHTRSGKATTSTDVFAFGAFMLEVACGRRPIQANGPSENSILVDWVFSHLSQGEIMEARDPRFGTNYVAEELQLVLKLGLLCSHSEAAARPSMRQVVQYLEGDVPFPDLTSLGLSSTGLTFAHGDGFDDFFMSYPSSTNQVFSHTSSIAESLLSGGR; this is translated from the exons atgaaaagaagaaatgtGTATGCAAATATAGCCATGTTTTCCAAGCTTGTAATACTGCTGCCTCTCCTAATAAGCGTTGTAGCCTCCCTAGATACCAACTTCATTTACAATGGTTTTAGATCAGTCAATCTAAGCCTAGACGGCATAGCCACAATCACTTCTAATGGGCTTTTGGAGCTCACCAATGACACCAGACAGCAAAAGGGTCATGCTTTCTACCCTACTCCAATAAGCTTCAAGAACTCATTGAATGACattgctttctctttctctacgACTTTTGTCTTTGCCATTGTTTCTGAATATCCAACTCTGAGCGGTCATGGGATCGCTTTTGTGATTGCTCCAACGAGAGGGCTTCCGGGATCTCTTCCAAGCCAATACCTTGGCCTTTTCAATGAGACCAACAATGGTAATTCCACCAATCATGTAGTTGCCATAGAGCTCGATACGATCCAGAGCCACGAGTTCAACGACATCAATGATAACCATGTTGGGGTTGACATCAATAGCTTGGATTCCTCAAAATCTACCTCAGCAGGTTACCATGCTAACAGTGGTGGCTTTATGAATCTGACCCTTATCAGTGGCCACCCAATGCAAGTTTGGGTGGAATATGATGGGGTCAAGAAGCAAATCAATGTCACTTTAGCTCCAATTAATGTTGATAAACCCAAAATTCCACTATTGTCTTTGTCACGTGATCTTTCACCCATCATTAACAAAACCATGTATGTTGGTTTCTCTTCCTCAACTGGCTCTGTCCTTACTTCCCATTATGTTTTGGGTTGGAGCTTTAAGATGAATGGTAAGGCTCAAGAACTTGTCCTTTCTCAACTTCCCAAGCTGCCTCGAG GTATAACTTTTGTCATaaaaaggaagaggaaattTGCAGAATTGCTAGAAGACTGGGAGCTTGACTATGGGCCTCACAGATTCAAATACAAAGATCTTTACATTGCCACAAAAGGATTTAGGGACAAAGAACTATTGGGTAGTGGTGGATTTGGTAGGGTTTATAAAGGTGTACTACGTACCTCCAAAATTGAGATTGCTGTGAAGAAGGTCTCTCATGAATCAAGACAGGGAATGAGAGAATTTGTGGCTGAAATTGTGAGTATAGGTCGGCTTCGCCACAGAAATTTAGTACCACTCTTGGGCTATTGCCGAAGAAAAGGAGAATTGCTTTTGGTGTATGACTACATGTCCAATGGAAGCCTAGACAAGTACCTCTTTGATCAACCTCAGGTCACCCTCAGTTGGAGCCAGAGATTTCAAGTCATAAAAGGTGTGGCATCGGGGCTGTTTTATCTACACGAAGGATGGGATCAGGTTGTCATTCACAGAGACGTGAAGGCTAGTAATGTCTTGCTAGATGGTGAACTGAATGGTAGATTAGGTGACTTTGGTCTTGCAAGATTATATGACCATGGAACTGATCCTCAAACTACCCATGTGGTTGGAACACTTGGGTATCTTGCGCCAGAGCATACTCGAAGTGGCAAGGCCACAACAAGCACCGATGTGTTTGCTTTTGGGGCCTTTATGCTCGAGGTTGCTTGTGGAAGAAGACCAATACAGGCAAATGGGCCAtcagaaaattcaattttggttgATTGGGTGTTTTCTCATTTGAGCCAAGGCGAAATTATGGAGGCAAGGGATCCAAGGTTTGGTACAAATTATGTAGCAGAAGAACTACAGTTGGTTTTGAAACTAGGATTGCTGTGCTCTCATTCAGAGGCTGCAGCAAGGCCAAGCATGCGCCAAGTTGTGCAGTACTTAGAAGGTGATGTTCCTTTTCCAGACTTAACATCTCTTGGTCTTTCTTCCACCGGCTTAACATTTGCACATGGGGATGGTTTCGATGATTTTTTCATGTCCTATCCGTCTTCTACGAACCAGGTTTTTTCTCATACGTCTTCCATTGCTGAGTCACTTCTCTCAGGGGGCCGTTAA